Proteins encoded in a region of the Candidatus Beckwithbacteria bacterium genome:
- a CDS encoding tail fiber domain-containing protein — MDFNMGDTYREAVAHFYLLGKLREGTNPIRAYVTLVLNPGSTNTLSSVGMKITDVTGGSTFTSDHLVLVNTGTSAGSIYIEVDNRYNTVQILPLSIYGDQVTTFEFLSNQGIITSLPAGTQYTASYADQYANNIYTTGNVGIGTTSPTTAKLVVAGNIDLSGAIGGTGIIYMGRSATKTGLAFDTSNPNYGIFYRESSPDYVAISPNGGGDTNPVVYVGGDGNVGIGTTDPTDALAVVGDISLGGVDADAGYNLVFRSRSDEGLFESGYGLQLMAPDRVIIGIDSNANGTDASFAVVNNTTTNYGDLSLALPATALFVVQEAGNVGIGTTDPAVKLDVVGAVHTSRLGTYGTYSSTQVQGIWSISETYPIDTGGDDFGTQYGMGYSYNKNGGAPFASEHQIVFTNSGTVGAAIGFGGSGYFAGNVGIGTTAPGAKLDVASPASGVALKVGRYSGNPNIKSSDTHLIMDSNGDYLSLNHYVTDNVAIAIGGGNVGIGTATPGTAGLAVMNGNVGIGTTNPLSRFQVADSANLGRYLQTSSNGNTEIRLNNNAMQTVLTLSNAQSGAANYGTAIAFYHGYGGSSTALGTAVNSGKIVVGGEQSWTSTASTQDSYMAFQTTLNGAMAEKMRIDSNGNVGIGTTDPGQKLDVQSTGTNVYINAGSATQTSTSGLVLTSDTGTGQIWKAGSGYTTSYGRARSLNIYNSEDYPITFYQSTSERMRIDAGGNVGIGTTSPGYKLAVVGDGSVTSGEHFVSQNVASTSGNGIYLGYRSNGTSVTSALVRADNSLPITFGTTTTNQAMTILANGNVGIGTTNPGSKLEVKSTNAEDGIYISATTYPEVILYEGSTARGVLGVAGNAGGYLTGSIADSTVLYGVGALHFGANSAMAMTIATSGNVGIGTTAPTQDLQVVGTVLATDFTCTHCLDFPDFETTLDLDANRILNQSTYTWTQNFTDDTTTGLTYNANSLTSGTAVAISSTATAFTGTLVNITLSGTAAANTGTVWKVSSTGAANTGTVAMITNLGTGNSFRVNDQTGDADTTPFLIDETGKVGIGTAGPLSKLSVGGVGDATVTIYGTNTALGGTGVVGESTNATSGIGIQGLSQGTSGAGVIGSHSGGGYGVWGSSSSSDGGYFTSTSGYAVEATGGSYGIYATGSTMGGRFVDSGGSSTLYAAYGAWGIYTVQKGYFGGNVGIGTTNPNYELQVNGQIAADVGTAAAPGFIFSGSTDGMFSPGARVLGFSSFGTQKMTINAYGAGIVCADPDHVLEIGGTGAGCNTGTGSWIAAGSTAFTANSSREWKENIATFSIPDILTRFQNAKPRTFDWKAEYNTSPDRFNNLGFIAEEFYPVLQRGDNKYVNGQDVMIANWLATQALIDLTNSNSTQIASLSGQLAGLSLTDTGDLNIAKDQTGNYIVEKTESTFVKTTVDKVGAFADIITARLQAGLIQTKQLITDTLTVNNKIITPTVETEKLVTGFISPLPDNPTITIAADVSISGELTANTIKSSTIDKLREKIDLISTQLQDQTATASALPAQAGPTASPSAEILALLAQYQPAASPAANLDINSLTADFGFFSDYLAVMGKTVTTNLEVTDSLSVASIASPTNSLNLLAGMTGPAYRPQRRF; from the coding sequence ATGGATTTTAATATGGGGGATACGTATCGTGAAGCCGTAGCTCATTTCTATTTGCTGGGAAAACTAAGAGAAGGAACTAATCCAATTAGAGCTTATGTAACTCTGGTATTAAATCCTGGTTCTACTAATACATTAAGTTCCGTAGGAATGAAAATAACAGATGTTACAGGTGGTAGTACATTTACCTCAGATCATTTGGTTCTTGTTAATACTGGTACAAGTGCTGGCAGTATTTATATAGAAGTTGACAATAGATATAACACAGTTCAAATATTGCCTCTTTCAATATATGGTGACCAGGTAACTACTTTTGAGTTCTTATCAAATCAGGGAATCATTACGTCTCTCCCTGCAGGCACCCAATACACAGCAAGTTATGCTGACCAATATGCAAACAATATCTATACCACTGGCAACGTTGGCATCGGGACGACAAGCCCAACCACAGCCAAACTGGTGGTGGCTGGCAATATAGATTTAAGTGGGGCAATCGGTGGAACAGGGATAATTTACATGGGAAGATCGGCTACCAAAACTGGTTTAGCATTTGATACCAGCAATCCAAATTATGGAATTTTTTACAGAGAGTCCTCACCCGATTATGTTGCGATTTCCCCAAATGGCGGAGGAGATACAAATCCAGTTGTTTACGTCGGGGGTGACGGTAACGTCGGCATCGGGACAACTGATCCAACCGATGCGCTCGCGGTAGTCGGTGACATTTCACTTGGGGGCGTAGATGCCGATGCTGGTTACAATTTAGTTTTTCGATCTAGGTCTGACGAGGGACTTTTTGAAAGCGGCTACGGCTTACAATTAATGGCTCCAGATAGAGTAATTATTGGTATTGATTCAAATGCTAACGGTACAGATGCTTCTTTCGCAGTCGTCAACAACACCACAACAAATTATGGTGACCTCTCTCTCGCCTTACCAGCAACCGCTTTATTCGTTGTCCAAGAGGCAGGCAACGTCGGCATCGGGACGACGGATCCAGCTGTTAAGTTAGACGTTGTGGGCGCTGTTCATACGAGTAGGCTTGGAACTTATGGCACATATAGTTCCACACAGGTCCAAGGCATCTGGTCAATATCGGAGACATATCCCATAGATACAGGAGGTGACGATTTTGGAACTCAATACGGTATGGGTTATTCATATAATAAAAACGGTGGAGCACCTTTTGCAAGTGAACATCAGATTGTCTTTACAAATAGCGGAACAGTTGGAGCAGCAATCGGCTTTGGGGGCTCAGGTTATTTTGCCGGCAACGTCGGCATCGGGACAACGGCACCGGGAGCAAAATTAGATGTCGCTTCTCCTGCCAGTGGAGTTGCTTTAAAAGTAGGAAGATATTCCGGAAATCCCAATATCAAATCCTCTGACACACATTTAATTATGGACTCGAATGGTGATTATTTATCCTTAAATCATTATGTTACCGATAATGTTGCGATAGCCATTGGTGGAGGTAATGTTGGTATCGGTACAGCTACACCCGGAACGGCAGGTCTGGCAGTAATGAACGGCAACGTCGGCATCGGGACAACGAATCCATTGTCACGTTTTCAGGTTGCAGATTCAGCCAATCTAGGACGTTATCTTCAAACAAGTTCAAATGGCAATACTGAAATAAGACTTAACAACAATGCGATGCAAACAGTTTTGACATTGTCTAATGCGCAAAGCGGGGCGGCAAATTATGGAACAGCAATAGCATTTTATCATGGATACGGAGGAAGTAGTACAGCACTTGGAACCGCAGTAAATTCTGGCAAGATTGTAGTAGGGGGTGAACAAAGTTGGACATCTACAGCTAGTACGCAAGATTCATATATGGCTTTTCAAACCACATTAAATGGTGCGATGGCGGAAAAAATGAGAATTGATAGTAATGGCAACGTCGGCATCGGGACAACGGATCCGGGACAAAAATTGGATGTCCAATCGACAGGTACTAATGTATATATCAATGCCGGAAGTGCAACTCAAACTTCAACTTCTGGTCTTGTATTAACTTCAGATACTGGAACTGGTCAAATATGGAAAGCAGGCAGCGGATACACTACTTCCTACGGTAGAGCTCGTTCTTTGAATATCTATAATTCCGAAGATTATCCGATAACCTTTTATCAAAGCACGTCAGAAAGAATGAGAATTGACGCCGGCGGCAACGTCGGCATCGGGACGACAAGTCCGGGATATAAATTAGCTGTCGTTGGCGATGGAAGTGTTACAAGTGGCGAACATTTCGTAAGTCAAAATGTTGCCAGTACAAGTGGTAATGGAATATACCTTGGATATCGTTCAAACGGTACTTCGGTAACATCTGCTCTTGTAAGGGCAGATAATTCTCTCCCAATTACTTTTGGAACTACAACGACTAATCAGGCAATGACTATTCTAGCCAATGGCAACGTCGGCATCGGGACAACGAACCCGGGGTCAAAATTAGAAGTAAAATCTACTAATGCTGAAGACGGCATTTATATAAGTGCGACTACTTATCCAGAAGTAATATTATATGAAGGGTCAACAGCAAGAGGCGTATTGGGTGTTGCGGGAAATGCTGGCGGTTACTTAACTGGTTCAATCGCTGACTCTACGGTTTTGTATGGCGTTGGAGCTTTGCATTTTGGCGCTAATAGTGCCATGGCTATGACTATTGCTACCAGCGGCAACGTCGGCATCGGGACAACGGCGCCGACGCAAGACCTGCAAGTGGTCGGCACCGTTCTCGCCACCGACTTTACCTGCACTCACTGCCTGGATTTCCCTGATTTTGAAACCACTCTGGATTTAGATGCCAATCGGATCTTAAATCAAAGCACTTATACCTGGACCCAAAACTTTACCGACGACACCACTACCGGACTAACCTACAATGCCAATAGCCTGACTTCCGGCACCGCCGTCGCTATCAGTTCCACGGCTACTGCTTTTACGGGCACTCTGGTAAATATTACTCTTTCCGGCACCGCCGCCGCCAACACCGGGACAGTCTGGAAAGTTTCCTCAACCGGAGCGGCAAATACCGGGACCGTGGCGATGATCACCAATCTGGGAACAGGAAATTCTTTCCGTGTTAATGATCAGACCGGAGATGCCGATACTACTCCGTTTCTCATTGATGAAACCGGCAAAGTCGGCATCGGGACAGCGGGACCCCTATCAAAATTGAGTGTCGGAGGTGTCGGCGACGCTACCGTCACCATTTACGGCACCAATACCGCATTAGGTGGCACCGGCGTGGTAGGTGAGTCCACCAACGCTACGTCCGGTATTGGCATCCAAGGTCTCTCCCAAGGAACGTCAGGCGCCGGTGTAATTGGATCCCACTCCGGTGGAGGCTATGGTGTTTGGGGTTCTAGTTCCTCTAGTGATGGAGGCTACTTTACTTCAACTTCCGGTTATGCCGTTGAAGCCACTGGCGGTAGTTATGGGATATATGCTACAGGATCAACTATGGGGGGTCGTTTCGTTGATTCTGGCGGAAGTTCAACACTTTACGCGGCATATGGAGCTTGGGGTATTTATACCGTCCAGAAGGGATATTTCGGCGGCAACGTCGGCATCGGGACAACGAATCCGAACTATGAACTTCAAGTTAACGGTCAAATCGCGGCTGATGTTGGAACTGCCGCTGCCCCTGGATTCATTTTTTCAGGATCAACTGATGGAATGTTTTCACCAGGTGCTAGAGTCCTTGGATTTTCATCTTTTGGTACACAAAAAATGACGATTAATGCTTACGGCGCCGGTATCGTCTGTGCAGATCCGGATCACGTTCTGGAAATCGGTGGTACGGGTGCGGGATGTAATACTGGTACTGGTTCGTGGATTGCGGCAGGGTCCACCGCTTTTACCGCCAACTCTTCGCGGGAATGGAAGGAAAACATCGCTACATTTAGTATCCCGGATATTTTGACGAGATTCCAAAATGCCAAACCACGTACATTCGACTGGAAAGCAGAGTACAACACTAGCCCCGACCGATTCAATAATCTGGGTTTCATCGCCGAAGAGTTTTACCCGGTCTTGCAACGTGGGGATAATAAGTATGTCAACGGACAAGACGTTATGATTGCAAACTGGCTTGCCACCCAGGCACTGATAGATCTCACCAATTCAAATTCTACTCAAATCGCTTCCCTTTCCGGCCAACTGGCGGGTCTCTCCCTTACCGATACCGGCGACTTGAATATTGCCAAGGATCAGACCGGAAACTATATTGTAGAGAAAACCGAATCCACCTTCGTCAAGACTACGGTGGACAAGGTTGGTGCTTTTGCCGACATTATCACCGCCCGTCTGCAAGCCGGCCTGATTCAGACTAAACAGTTAATCACTGACACTCTTACCGTCAATAATAAAATCATTACCCCGACCGTTGAAACTGAAAAACTGGTCACCGGCTTCATCTCGCCTTTACCAGACAACCCCACTATCACTATTGCCGCCGATGTGTCCATTTCCGGAGAACTGACCGCTAATACAATTAAATCTTCCACCATTGATAAATTGCGGGAAAAAATTGACCTGATCTCTACCCAACTCCAGGATCAAACCGCTACGGCCAGCGCCCTGCCTGCGCAGGCAGGCCCTACCGCCAGCCCCTCGGCCGAAATCCTAGCCTTATTAGCTCAATATCAACCTGCTGCCTCACCTGCTGCCAATCTGGATATTAACAGCCTTACCGCTGACTTTGGTTTCTTCTCCGACTACTTAGCCGTCATGGGTAAAACCGTCACTACTAATTTAGAGGTGACTGACAGTCTGTCTGTCGCCAGCATTGCCAGCCCCACCAACAGCCTTAATCTTCTGGCCGGCATGACTGGGCCGGCTTACCGCCCCCAGCGCCGGTTTTGA
- a CDS encoding type II secretion system protein, with protein MKRGFTLIEILVVVAILAILIIMGLNSLHNQINKARDADRKGDLQRIQIAFEDYYNDHNCYPPEALFDCNPGTGLKPYLEKIPCDPITKLPYHYVHDPDYTCGKNFRVLTHLDNSADPIATDLSTYCAGCNYGVSSTNVNLFPGASPLPSASPLPSPSASPATLYYACNFSEHLCTFRGTIPPDCAFYWTSVNCNGVNCSQLQYDCPQ; from the coding sequence ATGAAGCGAGGTTTTACTTTAATTGAAATACTGGTTGTAGTCGCCATCCTCGCTATCCTGATTATTATGGGTCTGAACTCCTTACACAACCAAATTAATAAAGCCCGCGACGCTGACCGCAAAGGCGACCTGCAGCGGATTCAAATTGCTTTTGAAGATTACTATAACGACCACAACTGTTACCCGCCAGAGGCGCTTTTTGATTGTAACCCAGGCACTGGACTTAAGCCTTATCTGGAAAAAATTCCCTGCGATCCTATCACTAAGCTTCCCTACCATTACGTTCACGATCCTGACTACACTTGCGGCAAAAATTTCCGGGTACTCACCCATCTGGATAATAGCGCTGATCCTATCGCCACTGACTTAAGCACTTACTGTGCTGGCTGTAACTACGGAGTCAGTAGTACCAATGTCAACCTTTTCCCCGGTGCTTCGCCTTTGCCTTCGGCTTCGCCTTTACCCTCACCCTCGGCCTCGCCTGCAACCCTCTATTATGCCTGCAACTTCAGCGAACATCTGTGCACTTTTCGGGGCACAATCCCCCCCGACTGTGCCTTTTATTGGACCAGCGTGAACTGTAATGGTGTAAACTGTAGTCAATTACAATATGATTGTCCTCAATAA
- a CDS encoding prepilin-type N-terminal cleavage/methylation domain-containing protein, protein MKKTGFTLVELLVSITILGILASIGLGVFTSAQIKSRDARRKSNLDQISKALEMYFNDYKEYPDSDTGNISGFTWGTSSFQDTKGTVYMVKLPKDPVSGYTYYYAAIPTAGINTKFQLYAHLENTQDPSIITPSGSPNCGTGKPCNYGVSSSNTTP, encoded by the coding sequence ATGAAAAAAACTGGTTTTACTTTAGTTGAACTGCTCGTTTCCATTACCATCTTAGGTATTCTTGCCAGCATTGGCCTGGGTGTTTTTACTTCTGCCCAAATCAAGTCCCGCGACGCCAGAAGAAAATCCAACCTAGACCAAATTTCTAAAGCCCTGGAAATGTACTTTAATGATTATAAAGAATATCCGGACTCAGATACCGGCAATATTTCCGGATTTACTTGGGGCACCAGTAGTTTTCAGGATACCAAAGGCACTGTTTATATGGTCAAGTTGCCAAAAGACCCAGTCTCCGGCTATACCTATTACTACGCCGCCATCCCCACCGCCGGCATCAACACTAAATTCCAGCTTTATGCCCACTTGGAAAATACCCAAGATCCGAGTATTATTACTCCTAGTGGTAGTCCTAATTGTGGGACGGGTAAACCTTGTAATTACGGTGTTAGTAGTAGCAATACCACACCGTAA
- a CDS encoding prepilin-type N-terminal cleavage/methylation domain-containing protein, producing MKKAFTLIELLVVISIIGVLTTLILANLSDARGRARDAVKKSDFGELKTALRMYYNDHQAYPANQGIITGATFTPYMKKVPTTYPFIYTSPDASHDTFFLRVTLENASDSDLAASKLRCPGSGAATTEYVVCED from the coding sequence ATGAAAAAAGCTTTCACTCTTATCGAACTTTTGGTCGTCATCTCTATTATCGGTGTTTTAACCACCCTCATCCTTGCCAATCTTTCTGACGCCCGCGGCCGCGCCCGCGATGCCGTAAAAAAATCTGATTTCGGGGAATTAAAAACCGCCTTAAGAATGTACTACAACGACCACCAAGCCTATCCGGCCAATCAAGGCATTATCACCGGGGCAACCTTTACTCCTTATATGAAAAAAGTTCCCACCACCTACCCCTTCATCTATACTTCTCCCGACGCTAGCCACGACACCTTTTTTCTCAGAGTTACTCTGGAAAATGCCTCTGATTCTGACCTGGCCGCCTCTAAACTCCGCTGTCCCGGCTCCGGTGCCGCCACCACCGAGTACGTTGTTTGCGAAGACTAA
- a CDS encoding YraN family protein, translating into MKQLNFIKGREGEEKAVKFLKNKGYRILERNWHTRFGEIDIICEKDKILVFVEVKTKTSDQFGEPWEMVNAHKIKQIQMTGEAYLQKFPIFNNQFPMKRIDIIGVYPGKIEHWENV; encoded by the coding sequence ATGAAGCAACTTAATTTTATTAAAGGCAGGGAAGGGGAAGAAAAGGCGGTAAAGTTTTTAAAAAATAAAGGCTACCGGATTTTAGAAAGAAACTGGCACACCCGTTTTGGGGAAATTGATATTATTTGTGAAAAAGATAAGATTTTGGTGTTTGTGGAGGTAAAAACGAAAACCAGCGATCAGTTTGGCGAGCCATGGGAGATGGTTAACGCGCATAAAATAAAACAAATTCAGATGACGGGAGAGGCATATTTGCAGAAATTTCCAATTTTCAATAACCAATTTCCAATGAAGCGGATAGACATAATCGGGGTTTATCCGGGCAAAATTGAACACTGGGAAAATGTTTAG
- a CDS encoding four helix bundle suffix domain-containing protein encodes MIYKNYNSYKGYKSLPFYQQTEIIYDFTAEFCQKYIDYKSRTRDQMVQAARSGKQNIAEGYLQKSIESKLKLLNVSRGSLEELLNDYQDFLRQKNLLLWDKNHPQTRQIRNLVYKTYKNYNDYKIYINSPETAANSMICLINQTNLLLDQKLRWLEDKFVKEGGFKENLLKKRLNFRQAN; translated from the coding sequence ATGATTTATAAAAATTATAACAGTTATAAAGGCTATAAATCTCTCCCTTTTTACCAACAAACGGAAATAATTTACGATTTTACTGCCGAATTTTGCCAAAAATATATCGATTACAAATCCCGCACCCGCGATCAAATGGTTCAAGCTGCCCGCTCCGGCAAACAAAATATTGCCGAGGGTTATTTACAAAAAAGCATTGAAAGCAAATTAAAACTTTTAAACGTCAGCCGCGGTTCTTTAGAAGAATTATTAAACGATTATCAGGATTTTTTAAGGCAAAAAAATCTCTTGCTTTGGGATAAAAACCATCCCCAGACCAGACAGATTCGTAACCTTGTTTATAAAACTTATAAAAATTATAACGATTATAAAATTTATATTAATTCCCCTGAAACCGCCGCCAACTCCATGATTTGTCTAATCAACCAAACCAACCTGCTTTTAGACCAAAAACTCCGTTGGCTGGAAGATAAATTTGTTAAAGAGGGCGGTTTTAAAGAAAATCTTTTGAAAAAACGCTTAAACTTTCGTCAAGCCAATTAA
- a CDS encoding YifB family Mg chelatase-like AAA ATPase, whose amino-acid sequence MLTKVWSMANKGLEAVEVEVEVNVFAKGFPGFNIVGMANKAIEEAKERVKTALTNSGVEFPAKKITVNLAPADLAKEGAGYDLPMAVGIMAAESNFELPKEKVYFYGEVGLDGALRHTKGVFLLAMLAKEKGVKAIFVPKLSANEAVVVEGVKVFPISNLIQLIRHFRGERLIKSLKPVKQEFILSEAEVDFDFSEVAGQEQAKRALTIAAAGGHNILMMGPPGAGKTMLSRALPGILPELTEAEALEVTKIYSVTGNIEPGGGLIRRRPFRSPHHTTSMVGLIGGGSQPMPGEISLAHRGVLFLDEFNEFGRGSLEALRQPLEDGMISIVRQAGSLTFPAKFTLVAAANPCPCGFLNHPKKACICLPTQIAKYKKRLSGPILDRIDIHINVPYVEINKLKTNINPGVKEVPTPGLDSSKEIREKVKNARQIQQERFKGEPGLFTNSEMKNKQVKKYCQMTSEAENLLQQAAIKFNLSARSYFRLIKVSRTISDLAGDKEIGSGHIAEALQYRIRDEI is encoded by the coding sequence ATGTTAACTAAGGTTTGGTCAATGGCCAACAAGGGTTTGGAGGCGGTGGAGGTCGAGGTGGAAGTAAATGTTTTTGCCAAAGGATTTCCGGGATTTAATATTGTCGGAATGGCCAACAAGGCAATTGAAGAAGCGAAGGAACGAGTGAAAACAGCGTTGACGAACAGCGGGGTGGAATTTCCGGCCAAAAAAATCACTGTGAATCTGGCGCCGGCGGATTTAGCCAAAGAAGGTGCGGGCTATGATTTGCCGATGGCCGTAGGAATTATGGCGGCGGAAAGTAATTTTGAGCTGCCAAAAGAAAAAGTGTATTTTTACGGCGAGGTAGGGTTGGATGGGGCTTTAAGGCATACGAAAGGCGTGTTTTTACTGGCGATGCTGGCTAAAGAAAAAGGGGTGAAGGCGATTTTTGTGCCGAAATTATCGGCCAACGAAGCGGTGGTGGTCGAGGGAGTGAAAGTTTTTCCGATTAGCAATTTAATTCAGTTAATCCGGCATTTTCGGGGAGAGCGGCTGATAAAGTCTCTAAAACCAGTTAAGCAGGAGTTTATACTGAGCGAAGCCGAAGTAGATTTTGATTTTTCGGAAGTGGCCGGGCAGGAGCAGGCAAAGCGGGCCTTAACAATTGCCGCGGCCGGCGGGCACAATATTTTAATGATGGGGCCGCCGGGGGCGGGGAAGACGATGTTATCGCGGGCCTTGCCGGGAATTTTGCCGGAATTAACGGAAGCGGAAGCGTTGGAAGTGACCAAGATTTATTCGGTGACCGGTAATATTGAGCCGGGCGGGGGTTTGATAAGAAGGCGGCCGTTTCGGTCGCCGCATCACACGACTTCAATGGTGGGTTTAATCGGTGGCGGTAGTCAGCCGATGCCCGGAGAAATTTCTTTGGCCCACAGGGGAGTGCTATTTTTGGACGAGTTTAACGAGTTCGGCCGGGGAAGCTTGGAAGCGCTGCGGCAGCCATTGGAAGACGGAATGATCAGCATTGTCCGGCAGGCAGGAAGTTTAACTTTTCCGGCGAAATTTACTTTAGTGGCGGCAGCCAATCCCTGCCCGTGCGGATTTTTAAATCATCCGAAAAAAGCCTGTATTTGTTTGCCGACCCAGATTGCCAAGTATAAAAAACGGCTGTCCGGCCCGATTTTGGACAGGATTGACATTCATATTAATGTGCCGTATGTGGAAATTAATAAACTAAAAACAAATATCAATCCCGGAGTGAAAGAAGTCCCCACTCCGGGATTGGACTCTTCAAAAGAGATTCGGGAAAAGGTGAAAAATGCCCGACAGATTCAGCAAGAAAGATTCAAGGGCGAACCAGGCTTGTTTACTAACAGCGAGATGAAAAACAAGCAGGTGAAAAAATACTGCCAAATGACTAGTGAAGCGGAAAATTTACTGCAGCAGGCGGCGATTAAGTTTAATTTGTCAGCCAGAAGTTATTTCCGGCTGATTAAAGTCAGCCGGACGATTAGTGATTTGGCCGGGGACAAGGAAATCGGCAGCGGCCACATTGCGGAAGCACTGCAATACAGAATCAGAGATGAAATTTAA
- the dprA gene encoding DNA-processing protein DprA, with product MKSWREWPIKKVVNLPQGLGKIKNPPNQLYYRGNWDENLFKNSLAVVGSRRMTSYGERVMERILPDLISAGITIISGFMYGVDTLAHQLTLQFKGKTAAVFACGLDEIIPPENEPLYSEILNSGGLVLSEYAKNVKARLWTFPLRNRIVAGLSQGVLVIEGGEKSGSLVTAKLAQEQGKTVMAVPGPVTGSQSYGTNWLIKNGAEMVVEAKDVLAKLSLHPRGVNFFHLGGVIGVEYKILQELAGEPMGVDDLAKKLGIDIVKLSEILSLMSIKGIVEEKLGKYNKVC from the coding sequence ATGAAAAGCTGGCGGGAGTGGCCGATTAAAAAAGTAGTTAATTTACCCCAGGGGTTGGGAAAGATTAAGAACCCGCCGAACCAACTGTATTACCGGGGGAATTGGGATGAGAACTTATTTAAAAACAGTTTGGCGGTCGTCGGGTCGCGGCGGATGACCAGTTACGGCGAGCGGGTAATGGAGCGGATTTTGCCGGATTTAATTTCAGCGGGAATTACGATTATTTCCGGCTTTATGTACGGGGTGGATACGCTGGCGCATCAGCTGACTCTGCAGTTTAAAGGAAAAACTGCGGCGGTGTTTGCCTGCGGTTTGGATGAGATTATTCCGCCGGAAAACGAGCCGTTGTACAGTGAAATTTTGAATAGCGGCGGTCTGGTGTTATCAGAATATGCCAAAAATGTTAAGGCGCGCTTGTGGACATTTCCTTTGAGAAACCGGATTGTGGCGGGGTTATCCCAAGGTGTGCTGGTGATTGAGGGCGGGGAAAAAAGCGGCAGTTTAGTGACAGCCAAGTTAGCTCAAGAACAGGGAAAAACTGTGATGGCGGTGCCCGGGCCGGTGACCGGCAGCCAGTCTTACGGCACTAATTGGCTGATTAAAAACGGGGCGGAAATGGTGGTGGAGGCCAAAGACGTACTGGCGAAATTGAGTTTACACCCCCGAGGTGTAAACTTCTTTCACCTCGGGGGTGTGATTGGGGTTGAGTACAAAATTTTACAAGAGTTGGCGGGAGAGCCGATGGGTGTAGATGATTTAGCCAAAAAGTTAGGGATTGACATAGTTAAATTAAGCGAGATTTTAAGTTTGATGAGTATAAAGGGAATAGTAGAAGAGAAATTAGGTAAGTATAATAAGGTATGTTAA